From one Melioribacteraceae bacterium genomic stretch:
- a CDS encoding GIY-YIG nuclease family protein — MIDFFLAGYYYYVGSAQKNLRQRIMRHLRKDKIAHWHIDHITTNPATLIKNLFLIKSGKKDLECEIANLLENNINLDASLKGFGNSDSNCSSTHLFYSKNKIDHNHLLSLYQSMVRLIPSEIETI; from the coding sequence ATGATCGATTTTTTTTTAGCCGGATATTACTACTATGTCGGAAGCGCTCAAAAGAATTTAAGACAGAGAATAATGCGACATCTCAGAAAAGATAAAATAGCTCATTGGCACATAGATCATATAACCACTAATCCAGCTACTTTGATTAAAAATTTATTCTTAATTAAATCCGGCAAAAAAGATTTGGAATGTGAGATTGCAAATCTTTTAGAAAATAATATTAATCTCGATGCATCGTTAAAAGGATTCGGAAATTCCGACAGCAACTGTAGTTCCACACATCTATTCTACTCAAAAAATAAAATTGATCACAACCATTTATTATCTTTATACCAATCGATGGTTCGTTTAATTCCTTCAGAAATTGAAACCATTTGA
- a CDS encoding alkaline phosphatase D family protein has product MKKYLTFFTIICFITINYAQNELLQSGPMVGYSQMREVALWVQTTETAFVYFAYWDKDKPEQKFFTYKVETDPYNFFMTTLIADQVEPGIKYQYQLYINDEPVELNYRTEFETQKLWQWREDPPEFTFGIGSCAYINEPEYDRPGTPYGGDHQIFTTIYNFDPDFFIWMGDNSYLREVDWHSRTGIYKRLTHDRSFNLLQPMLGSMHHYATWDDHDYGPNNSDRSFWAKELTREAFTNWWANPSYGVPGAEEGIATYFEWADCAYFLLDDRTYRSPEKRNNTKKEMLGDAQIEWLLDAMSSSYAPFKFVVIGSTVLNPHPLGENYSNFTEEKKYLLDMIAKEKIEGVIFLTGDIHRGELTKIERSDNYPLYEITSSPLSAGVSSYDQNVARVEGTLVHERNFGLLNVSGPRKNRTLNIKMINADGEEKWNYTINENELKIEKE; this is encoded by the coding sequence ATGAAAAAATATTTAACATTTTTTACAATCATTTGTTTCATTACAATTAATTATGCGCAAAATGAACTGCTGCAGTCCGGACCGATGGTCGGCTATTCACAAATGCGTGAAGTAGCTTTGTGGGTACAAACAACCGAAACTGCTTTTGTTTACTTTGCCTATTGGGATAAAGATAAACCGGAACAAAAGTTTTTTACATACAAAGTTGAAACAGATCCTTATAATTTTTTCATGACGACATTGATAGCTGATCAAGTCGAACCCGGAATAAAATATCAATATCAACTTTATATAAATGATGAACCGGTTGAATTAAATTATAGGACTGAATTCGAGACTCAAAAATTGTGGCAATGGCGAGAAGATCCGCCGGAGTTTACGTTTGGAATTGGCAGTTGCGCATACATTAACGAACCCGAATATGACAGACCGGGAACACCCTACGGTGGAGATCATCAAATTTTTACAACTATCTATAATTTTGATCCTGACTTCTTTATCTGGATGGGAGATAATTCATATTTGCGCGAAGTTGATTGGCATTCAAGAACTGGAATATATAAAAGATTAACTCATGATAGATCATTCAATTTGCTTCAACCAATGCTTGGCTCAATGCATCACTATGCCACATGGGATGATCATGATTACGGTCCAAACAATAGTGACAGAAGTTTTTGGGCTAAAGAATTAACAAGAGAAGCATTTACAAATTGGTGGGCAAATCCGTCTTATGGTGTACCGGGTGCTGAAGAGGGAATAGCAACTTATTTTGAATGGGCTGATTGTGCTTATTTCTTGTTGGATGATAGAACATACAGATCACCTGAAAAAAGGAATAACACTAAAAAAGAAATGCTTGGTGATGCTCAAATAGAATGGCTGCTTGATGCGATGTCCTCAAGCTATGCACCTTTCAAATTTGTGGTTATTGGATCGACTGTTCTTAATCCTCATCCATTGGGAGAGAATTACTCTAATTTTACCGAAGAAAAAAAATATCTATTAGATATGATAGCTAAAGAAAAAATTGAAGGTGTAATTTTTCTAACCGGCGATATTCATCGTGGTGAACTCACAAAAATTGAACGTTCTGATAATTATCCGCTTTATGAAATTACTTCTTCACCGTTAAGTGCCGGAGTTTCAAGTTATGATCAAAACGTTGCAAGAGTAGAAGGAACGTTGGTTCACGAAAGAAATTTTGGATTATTAAACGTATCGGGTCCAAGAAAAAACAGAACACTGAATATAAAAATGATTAATGCCGATGGTGAAGAAAAATGGAATTATACAATTAATGAAAATGAATTAAAAATAGAGAAAGAGTAA
- a CDS encoding c-type cytochrome domain-containing protein has product MFAIIACDDTITNEEIDNRTIPSSNVDYYEHIQPVLSIKCATSFCHDDGSRAGGLSLTNYQNTTSDITIVFPGDPDLSKLVWAIEGSGGTQPMPPAGAAPPLTENQIKGIRTWIAEGARPAAKNP; this is encoded by the coding sequence ATGTTTGCGATTATAGCTTGTGATGATACAATCACAAATGAAGAAATTGACAATCGTACAATTCCATCTTCAAACGTTGATTATTACGAACATATTCAACCGGTTTTATCAATTAAGTGTGCAACTTCATTTTGTCATGATGACGGATCGCGTGCCGGCGGATTGAGTTTAACCAATTATCAAAATACTACATCTGATATTACAATTGTTTTTCCGGGCGATCCGGATTTAAGTAAACTTGTTTGGGCAATTGAAGGAAGTGGTGGGACTCAGCCAATGCCTCCGGCAGGTGCCGCACCACCGCTGACTGAAAATCAAATTAAGGGAATAAGAACTTGGATAGCCGAAGGCGCAAGACCAGCCGCAAAGAATCCCTAA